A section of the Humulus lupulus chromosome 2, drHumLupu1.1, whole genome shotgun sequence genome encodes:
- the LOC133819528 gene encoding uncharacterized protein LOC133819528: MMESLDGSELAVMRKKRSNASRRPRVDSHSLLENLNLWPLSTELYSNGDNDKNQDNGDGVVVSDGLGRGNKLKKLKLKVGGVTHTIHTKSTANFSYGGSTNTRNSSSSVIAFTTQEKRLPQDDINGNHSYSSDKKRGFGVRWKDMSKNDSSSQKENSSRGIPAHHEPIRKSNRFPKRRALDAGLNEDDDEDEEIRYLEKLRASKNSGGNEDGKDYRGHKEHMILKLPKSRLVIDGLYNDAVGDYGSPRLGKDSRKKSRPEKEFEDIDYMEEEVISDEEPGSTGKKVKKESPSPYVEEWKESTPTTRARAMQQGQENLNGLSASSFDVSNYLLPSKSKRKKEKPSELEQQLKKAEAAQRRRMQSEKAAREAEAEAIKKILGQDSGRRKREEKMKKHRDEWLQGKAANALTLSSNTVRWVNNPTGSIVTFSDDIGLPNIFNPVHCSYPPPRERCVGPNCSNAYKYRDSKSNLPLCSLQCYKALHKKLQPLVTC; encoded by the exons ATGATGGAAAGTTTGGATGGGTCTGAGTTAGCTGTTATGAGAAAGAAAAGAAGTAATGCATCTCGAAGACCTCGGGTTGATTCACATTCGCTTCTAGAAAACTTAAATCTTTGGCCATTGTCAACAGAGCTTTATAGCAATGGAGACAATGATAAAAATCAAGATAACGGGGATGGAGTGGTTGTCTCTGATGGATTGGGAAGAGGGAACAAGCTGAAGAAGTTGAAACTCAAAGTGGGTGGTGTTACTCATACAATCCACACCAAGTCCACTGCTAACTTTTCCTATGGTGGTAGCACCAATACCAGAAACTCTTCTAGCTCTGTGATTGCCTTTACAACTCAAGAGAAGCGGCTTCCTCAG GATGACATAAATGGAAATCATTCCTATTCTTCAGATAAAAAGAGAGGTTTTGGAGTTAGATGGAAGGATATGTCAAAAAATGATTCTAGTTCTCAAAAGGAGAATTCTTCAAGGGGAATTCCTGCTCACCATGAGCCTATTCGTAAGAGCAATCGGTTTCCTAAGAGGCGAGCCTTGGATGCTGGATTGAATGAggatgatgatgaagatgaagaaaTTCGTTACCTTGAGAAGCTTAGGGCCTCTAAGAACTCTGGTGGCAATGAAGATGGGAAGGATTACAGAGGCCACAAAGAACACATGATTTTGAAGCTTCCAAAGAGTCGTTTGGTTATAGATGGGTTGTATAATGATGCTGTTGGAGATTATGGATCGCCAAGGCTGGGAAAAGATAGTAGAAAGAAGTCAAGACCGGAGAAAGAATTCGAGGATATAGACTACATGGAAGAAGAAGTGATATCTGATGAGGAACCTGGATCTACTGGGAAGAAGGTCAAAAAGGAGTCTCCTAGTCCTTATGTAGAAGAGTGGAAGGAATCAACCCCGACTACACGAGCTAGGGCCATGCAGCAAGGCCAAGAGAATTTAAATGGGTTGTCTGCCAGTTCTTTTGATGTTTCAAATTATTTACTTCCTTCCAAATCTAAAA GAAAAAAGGAGAAACCATCTGAACTGGAACAACAATTGAAGAAGGCTGAGGCTGCACAGAGACGCAGAATGCAGTCAGAGAAAGCGGCTCGGGAGGCTGAG GCTGAGGCAATCAAAAAAATACTTGGCCAAGATTCTGGAAGAAGGAAAagggaagagaaaatgaagaaacaTAGAGATGAGTGGTTACAG GGAAAAGCTGCCAATGCCCTCACACTTTCATCAAATACTGTTAGGTGGGTCAATAATCCCACTGGATCCATCGTTACATTCTCTGATGATATTGGTTTGCCAAACATATTTAATCCAGTTCACTGCAG TTATCCTCCTCCACGGGAAAGATGTGTGGGGCCAAATTGTTCAAATGCTTACAAGTACCGTGATTCAAAATCAAATCTCCCTCTCTGCAGTCTTCAATGTTACAAGGCACTGCATAAAAAGTTGCAGCCTCTTGTTACCTGCTGA
- the LOC133819529 gene encoding ubiquitin-conjugating enzyme E2 32: protein MAEDKYNLKNPAVKRILQEVKEMQSNPSDDFMSLPLEENIFEWQFAIRGPRDSEFEGGIYHGRIQLPAEYPFKPPSFMLLTPNGRFETQTKICLSISNHHPEHWQPSWSVRTALVALIAFMPTSPNGALGSLDYKKEERRALAVKSRDTPPKFGTPERQKLIDEIHDYMQSKAPPVPQPNPSQAPEEQPSKEGDAQASSQNGESSTPAAEGLPDPSGEEMVIEERQEVHADANVGPVPAVTRTSFVAPPNDSSNQVMQRRETRVSKPADDRLFTWAAVGLTIAIVALLLKKFMKASGHGAFFTNDS, encoded by the exons ATGGCTGAAGATAAGTACAATCTCAAGAACCCAGCAGTGAAGAGGATTCTTCAAGAGGTTAAGGAGATGCAATCCAATCCCTCTGATGATTTCATGAGCTTACCTCTCGAG GAAAATATTTTCGAATGGCAATTTGCAATCAGGGGTCCCCGTGATTCGGAGTTTGAGGGTGGAATCTATCATGGACGAATCCAGTTGCCTGCAGAATACCCATTCAAGCCTCCTTCATTTATGTTGTTGACG CCGAACGGTCGTTTTGAAACACAGACGAAAATTTGTTTAAGCATATCAAATCACCATCCTGAGCACTGGCAGCCATCATGGAGTG TGCGGACTGCTTTAGTTGCACTGATTGCATTTATGCCCACAAGCCCAAATGGTGCATTGGGTTCACTAGACTACAAGAAGGAAGAGAGGCGTGCTCTGGCTGTTAAATCTCGGGATACACCACCCAAATTCGGTACCCCTGAACGTCAAAAATTAATTGATGAG ATCCATGATTATATGCAAAGTAAGGCACCTCCTGTTCCTCAACCCAACCCATCGCAAGCTCCTGAAGAACAACCTTCAAAAGAGGGTGATGCTCAAGCGAGTTCTCAGAATGGTGAGAGTAGCACCCCTGCTGCAGAGGGGCTACCCGATCCATCAGGCGAGGAAATGGTCATTGAGGAACGCCAGGAAGTACATGCAGACGCCAATGTTGGACCTGTGCCTGCAGTGACGAGAACATCATTTGTGGCTCCACCCAATGACTCAAGTAATCAGGTGATGCAGAGGCGAGAAACCAGGGTCTCAAAACCAGCCGATGATCGATTGTTCACATGGGCTGCTGTTGGACTTACCATTGCTATTGTGGCTCTCTTATTGAAGAAGTTCATGAAAGCAAGTGGACATGGTGCCTTTTTCACGAACGACTCTTAG